Proteins encoded within one genomic window of Ranitomeya variabilis isolate aRanVar5 chromosome 4, aRanVar5.hap1, whole genome shotgun sequence:
- the LOC143768674 gene encoding C3a anaphylatoxin chemotactic receptor-like yields MVRMNTDLLDTFLNSITPSYYDGYSELTATTYCSSCDDYAYIMQKMSITLYSVIFALGLIGNGLVIWIAGFRMKKTISAVWFSNLAIADFLCCASLPLRIADWVYFSPSISCKLSIILFNANTNASVLLLTVMSIDRWVSVMWPIWAKVHRTCKLVRIISGIIWLMSLVWTGFMFFSYDSHVYDFYEWCVNYSSDNTYTIDNKYKIQLVRLFIMCVIPFFIIFTSYVIIFFKLRKTRRSQRSQRSYKIISAVILCFFICWFPYYIWPITPWYYKSNIQFFIVSTIVLNLACLNSCVNPIIYVFMGQDFQHGFLRSIPSRLERALSEYPHDLCKNRRSLEHTSTTDD; encoded by the coding sequence GTCATATTATGATGGATACTCTGAACTGACTGCCACAACTTATTGCTCTAGCTGTGATGATTATGCATACATTATGCAGAAGATGTCAATTACTTTATACAGCGTCATTTTTGCTCTTGGACTAATCGGTAATGGATTAGTCATCTGGATTGCCGGTTTCAGGATGAAGAAGACAATCAGTGCCGTGTGGTTCTCCAACTTGGCCATCGCAGACTTCCTGTGCTGTGCATCTCTTCCTCTACGAATTGCAGACTGGGTTTACTTTTCACCAAGTATTTCTTGCAAATTGAGCATTATTCTGTTTAACGCAAACACGAACGCCAGTGTTCTTCTCTTGACGGTCATGAGTATTGACCGTTGGGTATCAGTTATGTGGCCAATTTGGGCAAAAGTCCATAGAACATGTAAACTAGTGAGAATCATTTCAGGGATCATTTGGTTGATGAGTTTAGTCTGGACTGGTTTCATGTTTTTCTCATATGATTCCCATGTTTATGACTTTTATGAATGGTGTGTAAACTATAGCTCTGACAATACCTACACCATTGATAACAAATACAAGATTCAGTTGGTGAGATTATTTATCATGTGTGTGATACCTTTTTTCATCATCTTCACTAGTTATGTCATCATTTTCTTCAAGCTTAGGAAAACTAGGAGATCGCAAAGATCTCAGAGATCCTACAAGATCATCTCCGCTGTTATATTGTGTTTCTTTATCTGTTGGTTTCCATATTATATCTGGCCAATAACACCCTGGTATTATAAATCTAACATTCAGTTCTTTATAGTAAGTACTATTGTTCTCAACCTGGCTTGTCTCAACAGTTGTGTTAATCCAATCATTTATGTTTTCATGGGCCAAGATTTTCAACATGGTTTCTTGAGATCCATCCCCTCCAGACTTGAAAGAGCCCTAAGTGAATATCCTCATGACCTATGCAAAAACAGGAGAAGTTTGGAGCATACAAGCACGACCGATGATTAA